One genomic window of Gossypium hirsutum isolate 1008001.06 chromosome D11, Gossypium_hirsutum_v2.1, whole genome shotgun sequence includes the following:
- the LOC107904474 gene encoding ubiquitin-conjugating enzyme E2-17 kDa: protein MASKRILKELKDLQKDPPTSCSAGPVAEDMFHWQATLMGPPDSPYAGGVFLVTIHFPPDYPFKPPKVAFRTKVFHPNINSNGSICLDILKEQWSPALTISKVLLSICSLLTDPNPDDPLVPEIAHMYKTDRAKYETTARSWTQKYAMG, encoded by the exons ATGGCTTCAAAGCGGATCTTGAAGGAGCTCAAGGATCTACAGAAAGATCCTCCTACCTCTTGCAGTGCAG GCCCTGTTGCTGAAGACATGTTTCATTGGCAAGCGACTCTTATGGGTCCACCTGACAGTCCATATGCCGGTGGAGTGTTTCTAGTCACCATTCATTTCCCTCCGGACTATCCATTTAAGCCACCCAAG GTTGCATTCAGGACAAAGGTCTTTCACCCTAATATTAACAGCAATGGCAGCATTTGCCTCGATATTTTGAAGGAGCAGTGGAGCCCTGCCCTCACCATATCCAAG GTATTGCTCTCAATCTGCTCACTTTTGACGGACCCAAATCCCGATGATCCCTTGGTGCCAGAGATTGCCCACATGTACAAGACCGACAGGGCTAAGTACGAGACAACTGCTCGGAGCTGGACCCAGAAGTATGCTATGGGTTAG